In Anomaloglossus baeobatrachus isolate aAnoBae1 chromosome 3, aAnoBae1.hap1, whole genome shotgun sequence, one genomic interval encodes:
- the LOC142295653 gene encoding microtubule-associated serine/threonine-protein kinase 1-like — protein sequence MSGISPDKLHKLALLQRILNIYVPDYVLLLPCGVLSFTYRLVLNLVRDCLTKYKHGRISSEYLEHLQQNIRTSVQEAEEKSQSGELAFIKLMAENVLMILEYPLCPLEHQETSKGDSEERQHLNSPDCDTSQQGLNTDMIEGITVPANTECGICETPEIVHESASAVSGSLNVMKNPSKSDFDPIKLISFGGFGAVHLVRHKATKQICAMKKMDKQNLNDRWSLEQAFLERDISAIADCPFVVSMFCSFTTRRHVCMVMEYAPGGDCGSLLRNRGAFPATAAQLYIAETVVAVEYLHSHGVVHRDLKPDNLLITATGHIKVTDFGLSKLGVMRPTSNVYKARTKDIIREFRDKETAGTTAYIAPEVLLMKGYGRPVDWWSLGIILYTFVFGHEPFTGANQMEIVHRIVYADIPWTFNKYCPPQRAIELIIALLQKNPAHRLGTGGANEIKMHPFLRDLDFDNLLSQKPLFVPILMSDLDTRHFDTCCFKNIHVDSDEEDTSEDNECPYNFVSPYPRFCKLHITNTERMTNEDPVSPPGGSITNTERMAKEKPVSPPGGSITNTERMTKEEPVSPPGGSITNTEWMTKEEPMSPPGGSITNTERMAKEEPVSPLGGSITNTERMTKEEPVSPPGGSITNTGRMTNEEPVSPPGCSITNTERMTKEEPVSPPVGSITNTERMTKEPVSPPGGSITNTERMTKEEPVSPPGGSITNTERMTKEEPVSPPGGSITNTERMTKEELVSPPGGSITNTERMTKEEPVSPPGCSLENSEKPSDIQKESSLSKSDGESQCLPVNNIAASSPSVSEFPVQAGRRSALKLRKQQKTETVEEGERRRGSIFRRIISSCRRRLSRAARAVRESCIFSCCQHGSIVISEDPYI from the exons ATGTCTGGAATTTCTCCAGATAAACTTCATAAGTTAGCACTACTCCAGCGGATTCTTAACATCTATGTCCCTGACTATGTGCTACTACTACCCTGTGGCGTCCTCAGCTTCACTTACCGGCTGGTTCTGAACCTAgtgagagactgcctgaccaaataCAAACATGGTCGAATTAGCTCAGAATATCTTGAGCATTTACAGCAGAACATCAGGACATCAGTACAAGAG GCTGAAGAAAAATCCCAAAGTGGAGAATTGGCCTTTATTAAACTAATGGCCGAAAATGTCCTGATGATACTAGAGTACCCATTGTGCCCACTGGAGCATCAG GAAACatcaaaaggtgactccgaagagaggcaACACCTAAATAGCCCTGACTGTGATACCAGTCAGCAGGGGCTTAATACTGATATGATAGAAG GAATAACTGTGCCGGCAAATACTGAATGTGGAATATGTGAGACACCAGAGATCGTCCACGAATCTGCCAGT GCCGTGAGTGGATCCTTAAATGTGATGAAAAATCCTTCTAAGAGCGACTTTGATCCGATCAAACTGATCAGCTTTGGAGGTTTTGG TGCCGTCCACTTAGTGCGCCATAAAGCCACAAAGCAGATCTGCGCCATGAAGAAAATGGACAAGCAGAACCTGAATGATAGATGGAGTCTTGAACAAGCCTTTCTGGAGCGGGACATCTCAGCAATTGCGGATTGTCCATTTGTGGTCTCCATGTTCTGCTCTTTTACTACTAGAAGACATGTTTGTATGGTGATGGAGTATGCACCAG GAGGAGACTGTGGAAGTCTCCTAAGGAACAGGGGTGCTTTTCCTGCCACCGCGGCCCAGTTGTACATTGCAGAAACAGTTGTCGCTGTGGAATATCTGCATAGCCATGGTGTGGTGCACAGAGACCTGAAGCCTGACAA CCTCCTGATAACAGCTACAGGACATATTAAAGTCACGGATTTTGGGCTTTCAAAACTCGGCGTCATGAGACCAACATCCAACGTCTACAAGGCTCGAACTAAGGACATCATCAGAGAGTTCCGTGATAAAGAG ACGGCTGGCACCACTGCCTACATTGCCCCAGAAGTCCTCCTAATGAAAGGATACGGAAGACCTGTTGACTGGTGGTCATTAGGGATCATTCTATACACATTCGTTTTTGGACATGAACCATTTACTGGGGCAAACCAGATGGAGATTGTACACAGGATCGTCTATG CTGACATACCTTGGACATTTAATAAATACTGTCCACCACAAAGAGCTATAGAATTGATCATTGCGCTGCTCCAAAAAAATCCTGCACATCGACTTGGGACAG GAGGGGCAAATGAGATCAAGATGCATCCATTCCTGCGGGACTTGGACTTTGACAATCTGCTAAGTCAGAAACCCCTATTCGTACCTATTTTAATGTCAGATCTGGACACCCGCCACTTTGACA CTTGCTGTTTTAAAAACATACATGTGGATTCAGATGAGGAGGACACGAGTGAGGACAATGAGTGTCCTTACAATTTTGTATCACCTTATCCAAGGTTTTGTAAA CTACATATcaccaatactgagaggatgaccaatgaagatcctgtgtcacctccagggggttccataaccaatactgagaggatggCCAAAGAAAAGCCTGTAtcacctccagggggttccataaccaatactgagaggatgaccaaagaagagcctgtatcacctccagggggttccataaccaatactgagtggatgaccaaagaagagcctatgtcacctccagggggttccataaccaatactgagaggatggccaaagaagagcctgtgtcacctctggggggttccataaccaatactgagaggatgaccaaagaagagcctgtgtcacctccagggggttccataaccaatactggGAGGATGACCAatgaagagcctgtgtcacctccagggtgttcaataaccaatactgagaggatgaccaaagaagagcctgtgtcacctccagtgggttccataaccaatactgagaggatgaccaaagagcctgtgtcacctccagggggttccataaccaatactgagaggatgaccaaAGAAGAGCCTGTGTCCCCTCCAGGaggttccataaccaatactgagaggatgaccaaAGAAGAGCCTGTGTCCCCTCCAGGcggttccataaccaatactgagaggatgaccaaAGAAGAGCTTGTGTCACCTCCAGGGGGctccataaccaatactgagaggatgaccaaagaagagcctgtgtcacctccagggtgTTCCCTAGAAAACAGCGAAAAACCCTCAGACAT ACAGAAGGAATCTTCACTTTCCAAATCTGATGGGGAGAGTCAGTGTTTACCTGTTAATAACATTGCGGCATCCTCGCCTTCCGTCTCAG AATTTCCAGTTCAGGCGGGAAGAAGATCCGCTCTAAAACTGAGAAAACAGCAAAAAACAGAGACAGTAGAAGAGGGGGAGAGAAGGCGAG GTTCTATCTTCCGCCGGATTATATCATCCTGCCGGCGTAGATTATCCAGGGCTGCTCGCGCAGTCAGAGAgagctgcattttttcctgctgtcAGCATGGCTCCATAGTCATCTCAGAAGATCCCTACATCTAG